Within Candidatus Cloacimonadota bacterium, the genomic segment GAAAATCCTGACTGGAAACAACTTTTAAAATCAAAAAATAAGACTCTTTGTTTTAACAGTCTGGAAAAAAAGATCTGTCAAAAATATCCTGAAATTCAAAACATCATAACTCATCTAAAAAACAATGGGGCAGAAAATGCGATACTTTCAGGTAGTGGAGCAACAGTTATCGGTTTTTTTAAAGATCATAAAAATGCAAAAATAAATTCAGATCATTATACCGAAAAAAAATATTGGAATACAATCACAAAAACAAAAAGGAGAACAAAATGAACATTACAGATGTAAAAGTATTTATCAGGGAAAGCAATCAGTTGAAAGCTTTTGTTAACATTGTTATTGATGATGCTTTCATTGTTAGAAACATCAAAGTTATCGAAGGAGAAAATGGATTATTTGTGGCTATGCCAAGTCGAAGGGTCAGTAACGGTGAGTATCGCGATATTGCTCATCCTATAAATACTGAAACAAGAAATCAGATAGAACAGATCGTTATAAAAAAATATAAAGAGGTTCTTCAGGAAGCATTAAGTGCTGTTGAATCCAAAAATGATGAAGAAATGGAAAGTTCATCCGAGGATAAAGGAGAAATTTAGCTATCAGTATGTACTCAAAGTTAAAAATCTTTACAGGCAATTCTAATAAAAAATTAGCAGTTGAAGTAGCAAAACATGCCGGTATTCCACTTGGAGATTCCGAAACTTTCAAATTCTCCAACGACAACACTTTCGTGAAGATAAACGAAAATGTGCGTGGTTCCGATACTTTTATTGTCCAACCAACCTGCTATCCTGTTAATGATAATTTAATGGAATTGTTGATCATGATCGACGCTCTAAAAAGAGCTTCAGCACAGAAAATTAATTGTGTCATCCCATATTTCAGTTATGGAAGATCAGATAAAAAAGATCAACCGAGAGTACCCATTACTGCAAAACTGGTTGCAGATCTTTTAACAACAGCCGGAGCAAGCAGAATCGTCAGTATGGATCTTCATTCCGAGCAAATACAAGGTTTTTTTAATATTCCTGTTGATCATCTCTCGGCATTACCAATTTTTTCCAGGTATTTCAAGAACAATTTGGATACAGAAAATGCCGTGATCGTATCTCCTGATGCCGGAGGAACAAATCGAGCTCGGGAATTAGCAAAAAAACTGAATTGCAATTTAGCGATCGGAGATAAACGACGGATCGGCAATATAGATAAAGCGGAAATTTTAAATGTTATCGGTGATGTAAAAGGAAAAATAGCTATTCTTTTTGATGATATTGTTGATACTGCAGGAAGTCTTACAAAAATAGCAGATGTTTTGATGAAGCTTGGAGCAAAAAAAGTTTTTGCTGGTTGTTCTCATGGAATTCTTTCCGGAAATGCCATCGAAAGAATTGTTGATTCACCAATCGAAAAAATTTATATTACGGACTCCATACCCCTATCAAAAGAGAAAAAACAATGTAAAAAAATTGTTCAGATTTCAATTGCTGAACTTTTAGCAACTGCCATAAAAAAAATTCATATTGAAGAATCACTAAGTATCTTATTTAGATAGATGTTCTACTTAAAAAATGGGATTACAACGGAGGAAAAATGAATGTAAAAATAGAAGCAATCGAGAGAGATAAAGGTAAAAAATCTGATCTTAACGCTTTGCGTAAAGAGGGATTTATACCAGGGATCATTTACGGAGAAGGAAAAGAGGGTATGAGAATTTCCTTACCTAAAATTCCTTTTTTGAAGGAATATAATAAAACAATCGGTGAAATATCTTTTTTTGATATTACTTTGAATGGAAAAGAATACCAGACAATTATAAAAGAAAGGCAGGTTCATCCGGTATCAAGAGAATTTGTACACCTGGATTTTCTTAAAATTCATAAAGGAAAAACAATAACTGTTAATGTTCCAATCAAAACTAAAGGTCATTCACAAGGTGAACAGGCTGGCGGTTTGTTAGAAGTTCTAATGAGAAAAATAGAAGTTTCATGCTTACCGAAGGATATTCCGGAAAATATTGAGATCGATGTTTCCGAACTGAATATTGGAGAAACAATCCATCTAACTGATATCGAGCTGGTCAATGTGCATACGGAATTACCGGGAGATACACCATTAATAGCTGTTCGAGCTCCGAAAAAAGAAGAAGAGGTTACTCCTGAGGAAGAAGCTGCCGAAGGTGAAGAATCTGAAAAAGAGAAAACTGAGGAAGAATCTTCTGAAGAAAGATCGTCTAAAGAATAATCAACTTAATGAGATTGATAATCGGGCTGGGAAATCCCGGTAAAAAATATCGGAACAATAGACATAATATTGGTTTTCAAGTAATTGAAAACCATGTTAAAATGAAAGGTTTCACATTCCGAAAAAGACTTTTGTATGATTTTGTTAAGGATAACGATGTTCTTTATGTAAAACCGAAAACTTATATGAACAACAGCGGAAATGCTGTTACATCGATCCTTACAAAATATAAAGTCGATGATATTCTAATCATTGTAGATGACATCTATCTTCCGATTGGAGAGATCAGAATCAGGCAGGATGGAGGTTTCGGAGGACATAACGGGCTGATTTCCATTGCAGAAGCTTTGGGAACAGATAAGTTCAATAGATTAAGAATTGGAGTAGGTTCACCGGAAAACGAAATTCTTTCGAATTATGTTTTATCCGATTTTTCAAAAAGTGAACAGGAAATATTAAAAGTTATTTCAGGATTTACGGAAACATTATTAAATGAATATATAAAGGGCGATTTTAAAGATTTGCTGGATACTTACAGCAAATTGAGAAAATCCTATTCTGAGAAAATTGATCAACTCATCCCTTAATCCCTTCTCTTGCAAAGAGAAGGGAAATTGAAGTCATCCCTCTCTTTTTAAAAGAGGGAACGAAGGTGAATTAAATTCTCAGAATCGATAGACCAAAGGAGGAAATGTGTTAAAAAACTATGAGAGCATGATCGTCATCTCACCAGAATTAAGTATTGACGATTCCAAAAAAGAAAACGAGAAGATTACTTCATTTATTACCGAAAACAAAGGTTCCATTGAAAATACCGACGAATGGGGTAAAAAAAAACTGGCTTATGAAATCAAGAAATTCAAAGAAGGATACTATTTCGTAAATTACTTCCAATTTGATCCGGAAATGATTTCAGAATTAGAGAGAATTTACAGAATTAACGAAAATATTATTCGTTATAACATTCTTGTAAAAGAAAAAAAAGGAGGAAAAAATGGCTCATGAACTAAGATTTCCGAGAATTAATTCCGTTGTATTAAGCGGTAGATTGACCAGAGATGTGGAATTAAGATATACACCAAACGGTACCCCCGTTGCAAAATTATCTCTTGCTTTTAATCGTGTTTATCAGAAAGATGGTGAATGGCAGGAAGAAACCGGTTTTATAGATGTTGTTGTCTGGAGTAGACGAGCAGAACAATGCGCTGAATATCTTCACAAAGGAAGTCCGGTTGTTGTTGAAGGGTATATTAAAACGAGAACATATCAAGATAAAGAAAACCAGAATCGCAAAATAACAGAAATAGTATCCAGTAGAGTTCATTTCCTTGAACGAACAGAGATTAAAACTGAAGAAAGTACTCCCAAAACCGAACCAGAAATTTCCGAAACTAAAGAAAACATTAAAGCAACCGTGACCGACGATGATGTCCCATTTTAGGAGTAACTAATGGAAGAAAAGAAAACAGAAGAAAAAAAAACAGAAGTTAAAGAAACACCCAAAAAACAGGATAGACCTTATAATAAATACAAAAAGAAAGACACATCCGGGAAATACCGAAAATTTGATAGAAAAAAGTTCATCTTCAAAAAAAAGTTCTGTTTTTTCTGTAAAAATAAAGAAGCGGTTATCGATTATAAAGATGTCGGTTTGATGAGACGATTTATTTCCGAAAGCGGGAAAATAACTCCCCGTCGATTCTCAGGAACCTGTGCCAAGCATCAGCGAAAATTAGCGATTGAAATAAAAAAAGCACGCCAGATGGCATTGATCTCTTTCACTGAAAAATAATTTTCACAGAAAAATAATGTCGTGTTTATTATTGCCATACTTTCAGTTCTAATTTCAGCGTTTTCCCCGGTTCTGGGATTGATCTTTATTATAGCATATAGTGGGAAATACCAGGAAAGCAAAAAAGAAGGATTATTTTATCTAATATTTCTGATCACGACCTTGATATTTCTATCTATGAATATCATCGATGCTGTCAGGTTGTCCGATATAATAATCGGGATTGGAATGGCTTCTTACCTTTTTTTCAAACTGAAATCCAGGAATTTTGATTACGCCATGATCATCATTTATGTTTTTCTATATTCTACGATTTATGGTTTATTTCGTCATCTTGTGTTAGGAAAAAAATTGTTGGAAACTGTTAGTGTTGCTTTTGAACAATCCAGAGAACTCATTATCGCGAGTTTCCAGAACAATCCCGATCAAATAAATGTTTTCCTCGATGTTCTGGAGAAATCCAGGATTTTTCTGGAAAATTTCAATATCTCGATCTGGATAGCAGGCATTGTTGCGGCAACTTATCTCGGAGCATTGATCTTATCAAAAAGAGCAGGTTCGAACTGGAAACATAATGAGATTAGATTACCCTTTTTCCTGATCTATTTTCTCATTATCGTTTTAGTACTCGTTTTATTACCGAAAACAAAGGTAGTCGGGTTAAACGGAATTCTGATGGTTGCTCCCTTGTTCCTGATCCAGGGTATTTCCATATTGGATTTTTACTGGGGAAATTTCTTCAGTAAATCCAAGTTTTTATTATACCTGCTGATCTTTGCGATGGCTCTGAACTTGCCGCTTTTGGTTCTGGTCTCATTAGTTGGTATGTTCGATATTTGGTTTGATTTTAGAAAAATTAAGATTACGGAGGATGTGCATGAAAATCATCTTAGTTAAGGATGTAAATAAGTTAGGTGAAGCTGGAAAAGTCGTAAATGTTTCTGACGGTTATGCCAGAAATTTTCTTTTACCGAAAAATCTGGCTTTAATTGCCACAAAAAATAATCTGCAAAGAATCGAAAAAATAAAAAAAGATGCAGAAATCGAGAAGTTGGAAGTCGAAAATAAATTTAAAGCGATCGCTGAAAAGATCAAAACAACAGAACTAACTTTCATCAGGAAAGCAGATGAAAATGATCATTTGTTCGGTTCTGTTTCCGAGATCGATATTGTTGAGGCTTTGGCTGAAAAAGAAATTGAAATCAATAAAACAGATGTTGCAATGGAAAAACATTTGAAAGAGATTGGTGATTTTGAAGTTAAAATAGTTTTTCCAAATGATATCAAAGAAATCCTGAAAATTAAGATCGAAAAGGAGTGAAAAAGGGAGGTTTTTCATGAAAAAGATCATCAGTATAATCGGTTGGATAGTCTTGCTG encodes:
- the spoVG gene encoding septation regulator SpoVG, which translates into the protein MNITDVKVFIRESNQLKAFVNIVIDDAFIVRNIKVIEGENGLFVAMPSRRVSNGEYRDIAHPINTETRNQIEQIVIKKYKEVLQEALSAVESKNDEEMESSSEDKGEI
- a CDS encoding ribose-phosphate pyrophosphokinase — translated: MYSKLKIFTGNSNKKLAVEVAKHAGIPLGDSETFKFSNDNTFVKINENVRGSDTFIVQPTCYPVNDNLMELLIMIDALKRASAQKINCVIPYFSYGRSDKKDQPRVPITAKLVADLLTTAGASRIVSMDLHSEQIQGFFNIPVDHLSALPIFSRYFKNNLDTENAVIVSPDAGGTNRARELAKKLNCNLAIGDKRRIGNIDKAEILNVIGDVKGKIAILFDDIVDTAGSLTKIADVLMKLGAKKVFAGCSHGILSGNAIERIVDSPIEKIYITDSIPLSKEKKQCKKIVQISIAELLATAIKKIHIEESLSILFR
- a CDS encoding 50S ribosomal protein L25; translation: MNVKIEAIERDKGKKSDLNALRKEGFIPGIIYGEGKEGMRISLPKIPFLKEYNKTIGEISFFDITLNGKEYQTIIKERQVHPVSREFVHLDFLKIHKGKTITVNVPIKTKGHSQGEQAGGLLEVLMRKIEVSCLPKDIPENIEIDVSELNIGETIHLTDIELVNVHTELPGDTPLIAVRAPKKEEEVTPEEEAAEGEESEKEKTEEESSEERSSKE
- a CDS encoding aminoacyl-tRNA hydrolase, producing MRLIIGLGNPGKKYRNNRHNIGFQVIENHVKMKGFTFRKRLLYDFVKDNDVLYVKPKTYMNNSGNAVTSILTKYKVDDILIIVDDIYLPIGEIRIRQDGGFGGHNGLISIAEALGTDKFNRLRIGVGSPENEILSNYVLSDFSKSEQEILKVISGFTETLLNEYIKGDFKDLLDTYSKLRKSYSEKIDQLIP
- the rpsF gene encoding 30S ribosomal protein S6, which gives rise to MLKNYESMIVISPELSIDDSKKENEKITSFITENKGSIENTDEWGKKKLAYEIKKFKEGYYFVNYFQFDPEMISELERIYRINENIIRYNILVKEKKGGKNGS
- a CDS encoding single-stranded DNA-binding protein, with product MAHELRFPRINSVVLSGRLTRDVELRYTPNGTPVAKLSLAFNRVYQKDGEWQEETGFIDVVVWSRRAEQCAEYLHKGSPVVVEGYIKTRTYQDKENQNRKITEIVSSRVHFLERTEIKTEESTPKTEPEISETKENIKATVTDDDVPF
- the rpsR gene encoding 30S ribosomal protein S18, which codes for MEEKKTEEKKTEVKETPKKQDRPYNKYKKKDTSGKYRKFDRKKFIFKKKFCFFCKNKEAVIDYKDVGLMRRFISESGKITPRRFSGTCAKHQRKLAIEIKKARQMALISFTEK
- a CDS encoding DUF2232 domain-containing protein encodes the protein MFIIAILSVLISAFSPVLGLIFIIAYSGKYQESKKEGLFYLIFLITTLIFLSMNIIDAVRLSDIIIGIGMASYLFFKLKSRNFDYAMIIIYVFLYSTIYGLFRHLVLGKKLLETVSVAFEQSRELIIASFQNNPDQINVFLDVLEKSRIFLENFNISIWIAGIVAATYLGALILSKRAGSNWKHNEIRLPFFLIYFLIIVLVLVLLPKTKVVGLNGILMVAPLFLIQGISILDFYWGNFFSKSKFLLYLLIFAMALNLPLLVLVSLVGMFDIWFDFRKIKITEDVHENHLS
- the rplI gene encoding 50S ribosomal protein L9, with amino-acid sequence MCMKIILVKDVNKLGEAGKVVNVSDGYARNFLLPKNLALIATKNNLQRIEKIKKDAEIEKLEVENKFKAIAEKIKTTELTFIRKADENDHLFGSVSEIDIVEALAEKEIEINKTDVAMEKHLKEIGDFEVKIVFPNDIKEILKIKIEKE